The window CACGTCTATGACGTGGGCAGCGGGGGAGTGGAGGGTTTCAAAGGATTATCTTAAGGCAAACTGTTTTACAGCAGCCTCGGGTATGGCACCTGTTACGCGATCCTGTTCAATGCCGTTGTGGAACAATACCATCGTTGGGATGCTCATCACCCCAAACTTGGATGCCAAATCTGGCAACTTATCCACATCAACATCGTAAAACTGGACTTGATCGGATAACTCCTGGGATACCGCCTCGACAACTGGAGCCAGTTGTCTGCATCCAGGTCACCAATCTGCAGTAAATTTAAGAACAACTGGTTTCTTATCTTTCATTGCTTCATCAAATGCTTCCATACTGTGAATTATCTTCATCGATGTCATCCTTTCCTGGTATAGTTCATTTTCTCGTGAGTACTATACCCCGAAGAGAAAAAGATTAAACCTCATGGTGATAAATCATATGTTCAAGATTAAATAATATTATTGTAATTTAAAAGTAATTATAATTAGTTTTCATGATTTTGTAAAGGTGCAGGTGGAAATGCACTCCACTTGAAGTAAGTTTTTTTAGATGAAAGATAATAGAAGGGTTAAAGATTCATCTGTTGAATAACAGGAATAGATTTGTTACAATTTTGTTACAGAGATCATATTAAACTTTTATATGGTAGGGGGTACCTATGCCAAATACACAGTTGAAGGAACTATGCGAAGAGGCCCATCGTCAATTAAAAAAGGTTTGCAAGGAATTGGAGTATTTTTTGAATCATCACACATTGCCACAATTGGTTTCCCGTTCAGGGGATCGAGAGGAGTATGAACCTTATTACCGCTTGTATTTAACAGACTTAAGGCATTTGCTTGTAAACTGCGAAAACGCTTACGAAAAATTGGGCGTATGCTTGAGACGGGCAGTTTTTAACAAAGATTTTGCTGAAGAATCCTTGCATCAAGTGTATCATACTTGTGTGGACGGTTTTTTCTATCCAAAGGGGGAAGTGTACGAAGAGGACGGAAGGTATTCTTATACTGGCAGGGACTCCATTATTTTCAGAAAAGAGGTTGTACCAGAGCTGAAGCAATTAACCCTCTCCCTTTCAAAAATATTTGAGCATCTCCGGGTTGAACTTCAGTATTATGAGACCGACTACGTTACTAAAAAGAGAATGAAATCGACCGTTTGATGTTTGTTCAAAAGGTGCCCGTTTTAGAGCACCTTTTTCATTGTTTTTCCTTATCCCCCAAATGCTCGGAGTATTCTTTCATCTCAAAATCCTTTTGTTCATAGGGCATCATTTCTTGATGATGGTGATGAGGGCCCTTCATTATCACCTTTTTGTAATAATACTCACATTTTTCTTTATGCTCCATATACTTGACCATGTATTTATGGTATTTTTTGCAGTGATACAGCTTTTTGTAATGATAATACTTTTCTTTGTGGTAGTAGTATTTCACCATGTACATTTCATATTGGTTCATGAAATCCCTCCTTTCAAATCATACATGATATATACATATGGGAATTTGCCTCATGAAGAAACGGGAACAAGTACCCAAAAATTAGGTTCCTTTGCTCGATGGGAAAGCACCACTTTTCACGAGTATTCAGGTAGGATATAATAAGAATAAGTATGATACCAGAGAGGGTATTAGGAGGGAAAAAAGATGCAGGATTCGTCTTATGATGCAAAGGTTATAAACCGGTTGAGGAGAATTGAAGGCCAGGTAAGAGGAGTTATTAAAATGATGGAGGAAAAAAAGACCTGCAGGGATGTGGTAACCCAGATGACAGCGATTCGTTCAGCCATGGATAAAGCTATTTTACAAGTGGTTGCTGACAATTTGAATCATTGTATCAGTGAACAGATCAGTAAAGGGGAACCCACTGAAGAAGTGGTGGAAGATGCCATTCAAATCCTGCTAAAAAGCAGATAAGAAAACTTACCTCAGGTGGAGTGCATTTT is drawn from Microaerobacter geothermalis and contains these coding sequences:
- a CDS encoding thioredoxin family protein; this translates as MAPVVEAVSQELSDQVQFYDVDVDKLPDLASKFGVMSIPTMVLFHNGIEQDRVTGAIPEAAVKQFALR
- a CDS encoding DUF3907 family protein, with translation MPNTQLKELCEEAHRQLKKVCKELEYFLNHHTLPQLVSRSGDREEYEPYYRLYLTDLRHLLVNCENAYEKLGVCLRRAVFNKDFAEESLHQVYHTCVDGFFYPKGEVYEEDGRYSYTGRDSIIFRKEVVPELKQLTLSLSKIFEHLRVELQYYETDYVTKKRMKSTV
- a CDS encoding metal-sensitive transcriptional regulator, which translates into the protein MQDSSYDAKVINRLRRIEGQVRGVIKMMEEKKTCRDVVTQMTAIRSAMDKAILQVVADNLNHCISEQISKGEPTEEVVEDAIQILLKSR